The DNA region GTTTCTACCATCCGGTTACAGGAGAGTTGATGAAGTTTGAAACGCCTTATCTGAATGAATTCAAGAAGTTATTTCTGAAGAAATAATATAAAAAAACGCAGATTGAAAAGTTTTACTCTCATCAATCTGCGTTTTTTATGTAATAAAATATAATTTATCGAACACGACGCATATAAAAGCTTTGCCCATTCATATCGTCCTTGTATTCCCTCCAACTATTATACCAAGTGCCGCTAAAAGTATTGGCATCAGCCTGAGCTCCCCAAATATAAGCCATACTGCCGTCATCCAAAAATTCCAATTCCATCAAATTATACACTCCTTCAACCCAGTACCATCTAAAAATAAGATAGTTCGGGTCACCTTTTGAGCCAATAGTACCTTGATATCGCTCATTAAATGTCATGACTGTTCCTCTCCCCCAAGTGTACGCTCCAAAATCAATCTCTTCAGAAGTATACCACTCACCTGGTAAATTGTATTCAGTCTCTTCCTGATCATCACAAGCTGTAAGCCCAATGAAAAGGACTGAAAGAAAAAATAGCTTATAAATTAAGCGTTTCATAAGGCATTATTATTAAAAATTAGTACCTACCATCATCACAATCATTCCATTCAATTTGCCGGATAAATAGTTCTCACGTACCCATACATTATCAAAGTACTTTATTTCACCGGCACCATAGTTCAAAATCAAACCCTCCATTGTCTTATCTATCCATTTCCACGTAAAAGTACGTGAAGTTGTTTCATAAGGGCGACTTTCTCCACTACGATAATATTCCCAAATCTCTTGACCAGAATAATCAGCCTTAGCAAATTTTAATTGATGACTACATAACACTTCAACACCGTCTTTGTTCTCTGTTGTGTATTCTTCCACCCATTTTTTTGCGCATAGTTTTTCATCACTGTTTCTCAAATAATCGTCAGTGTAATACTCATCACCACATGATGACACCCCCATGACAATCATCAGTAAAAAAAGTATTTTTCCAACATTCAAAGTTTTCATAATTCGTTTCGTTTAGTTAATACTTGCGGACAAAAATACGAAAAGATATTGAAATGTTTTAATATTTCGCCTGATATTTCTTGTAGAAGATCAGAAACAGGATAAAACCTACCATAGCGAAAGGCACTCCAGCCAGTGCCGGATAACGGTATCCACCACTAATGGCTAATCCTCCCACATAGGCTCCAATAGCATTTCCGAGATTGAATGCTACCTGTACACAGGCTGCTCCCAACATCTCTCCCCCTTTTGCCACACGGATTATCAGCACCTGTTCCGGACTGGAAACCGCAAACAGACCGGCCGTACAAAGACACATCAGCAATGCAGATAACCACGGGTAAGGAGACAAGAAGAATATCAACAGCAATACAATACAGATCATAGCCTGCACAGTAGTCCCCACTTTCCCGGGAGTATAACGGTCGGAAAGCCGTCCGCTAACCAGATTACCTACCACCATACCAAAGCCCGCCAATACCATCAGCGCGGTAATGCTTTCCGCAGTAAATCCGGACACCTCCGTCAGCAACGGATTGATATAACTATACCAGCAGAAAACACCTCCGTTTCCTAAAGCCGTTGCACCCAAGATCAGCCAGGGAGCCGGTGTTTTCAGAAATTGGAATTGCCCCTTGAATCCTGTATCTTTCAATCCTTCCACATGAGGCACCCAACGCCAGATATAATAAAGTATAATCACGCCCCAACAACCCACCAATAAGAAAGTGACACGCCAGGAAATGGAATTGCTCAAAGAAGTACCCAGTGGAACTCCGAACAGATTGGCTATGGTCATCCCCGCTATCATTATTGATACAGCCTCGGAACCCTTTCCTTTATCAGCCAACTTTTCCGCCACAATAGAGGCTACTCCGAAATATGCACCATGAGGAAGTCCGGAGATAAAGCGTGCCAGCAATAATACCCAGTAGTTAGGTGCCAGTGCCGCACAGGTATTTCCTATCATCATCAAGGTAAC from Bacteroides sp. MSB163 includes:
- the araJ gene encoding MFS transporter AraJ, translated to MKKSLIALAFGTLGLGIAEFVMMGILPDVAKDLGISIPVAGHFISAYALGVCVGAPVLILARKHPLKHILLVLVTLMMIGNTCAALAPNYWVLLLARFISGLPHGAYFGVASIVAEKLADKGKGSEAVSIMIAGMTIANLFGVPLGTSLSNSISWRVTFLLVGCWGVIILYYIWRWVPHVEGLKDTGFKGQFQFLKTPAPWLILGATALGNGGVFCWYSYINPLLTEVSGFTAESITALMVLAGFGMVVGNLVSGRLSDRYTPGKVGTTVQAMICIVLLLIFFLSPYPWLSALLMCLCTAGLFAVSSPEQVLIIRVAKGGEMLGAACVQVAFNLGNAIGAYVGGLAISGGYRYPALAGVPFAMVGFILFLIFYKKYQAKY